A genome region from Tursiops truncatus isolate mTurTru1 chromosome 15, mTurTru1.mat.Y, whole genome shotgun sequence includes the following:
- the SNX5 gene encoding sorting nexin-5 isoform X10, with translation MAAVPELLQQQEEDRSKLRSVSVDLNVDPSLQIDIPDALSERDKVKFTVHTKTTLPTFQSPEFSVTRQHEDFVWLHDTLIETTDYAGLIIPPAPAKPDFDGPREKMQKLGEGEGSMTKEEFAKMKQELEAEYLAVFKKTVSSHEVFLQRLSSHPVLSKDRNFHIFLEYDQDLSVRRKNTKEMFGGFFKSVVKSADEVLFSGVKEVDDFFEQEKHFLSNYYDRIKGSCAKADRMTSAHKNVADDYIHTAACLHSLALEEPTVIKKYLLKAAELFEKLRKVESRVSSDEDLKLTELLRYYMLNIEAAKDLLYRRTKALIDYENSNKALDKARLKSKDVKLAEAHQQECCQKFEQLSESAKEELINFKRKRVAAFRKNLIEMSELEIKHARNNVSLLQSCIDLFKNN, from the exons CTGAGATCTGTGTCAGTGGACCTGAATGTTGATCCCTCGCTTCAGATTGACATACCTGATGCACTCAGTGAGAGGGATAAAGTCAAATTTACGGTGCACACCAAG acCACGCTGCCCACGTTTCAGAGCCCAGAGTTTTCTGTTACAAGGCAACATGAAGACTTTGTGTGGCTACATGACACTCTTATTGAAACTACAGACTACGCTGGGCTTATT ATTCCGCCCGCGCCTGCAAAGCCTGACTTCGACGGCCCTCGAGAGAAGATGCAGAAACTGGGAGAGGGTGAAGGGTCTATGACCAAAGAAGAATTTGCCAAGATGAAGCAAGAGCTGGAAGC TGAGTATCTCGCGGTCTTCAAGAAGACTGTGTCTTCCCATGAAGTCTTTCTTCAGCGGCTCTCCTCTCACCCTGTTCTCAGTAAAGATCGCAACTTTCACATTTTCCTGGAATATGATCAAGAT CTAAGTGTTAGGCGGAAAAATACCAAAGAGATGTTTGGTGGCTTTTTCAAAAGTGTGGTGAAAAGTGCTGATGAAGTTCTTTTTTCAGGAGTTAAG gAAGTAGATGACTTCTTTGAGCAAGAGAAGCATTTCCTCAGTAACTATTACGATAGGATCAAGGGTTCCTGTGCAAAGGCTGACAGAATGACCAGCGCTCACAAAA ATGTAGCAGACGATTACATCCACACCGCAGCCTGCTTGCATAGCCTGGCTTTAGAAGAGCCCACGGTCATCAAAAA GTACCTATTGAAGGCGGCTGAGCTATTTGAAAAACTTAGG AAAGTAGAGAGTCGAGTCTCCTCAGATGAAGACTTAAAGCTGACAGAGCTCCTCCGATACTACATGCTCAACATAGAGGCTGCTAAG GATCTCTTATACAGACGCACTAAAGCCCTCATTGACTATGAGAATTCAAACAAGGCGTTGGATAAGGCCCGGTTAAAAAGCAAAGATGTCAAGCTGGCTGAGGCACACCAGCAGGAATGCTGCCAGAAATTTGAACAGCTTTCTGAATCTGCAAAAGAAG AGCTAATCAATTTCAAACGAAAGAGAGTGGCAGCATTTAGGAAGAATCTGATTGAAATGTCTGAACTGGAAATAAAGCATGCCAGG AACAACGTCTCCCTCCTGCAGAGCTGCATCGACTTGTTCAAGAACAACTGA